In one window of Saprospiraceae bacterium DNA:
- a CDS encoding translocation/assembly module TamB domain-containing protein, which produces MAKPYQNRNTSSDKSTSLGDFALSAIILLLFIWVLICLAFRLPFVQNALKNQLISWVNKNFDQDIQVDQMSFDLAAGIEFKLLIRDHHQDTLIFADRFGVRSDRLLGLVFQPELLLQKITGDRVYLNIKTYTEEEESNLQVFVKKFKKGPASEQSFKLMLQTMTLTNLRASVSDVHMDLNLNLDKLYMRMDSIDLGSEYFHFRSLVLDRPIANIFIKQTHKGDKPYSSDTADAFDELNCKLGPALFFSFVNCNHGSISYSDTSRNRLNHFSEINFSATYTYFSQDLLRTEFLTLNANGDRGFKIKDLHVAGFNYNPYEVSVEKFQLKTDHSKVSIQGKLQAGSTTLKETDLSDWITTFRIENTSVSPLDLAYFPSTEKLLTKFNFQEDVPLNLTAQIVGTPKSLSFKEVHLNYGKVFSVLGMGQVRNILSGTDALINFKFKSSQLNSDFLYRVLNNPSIPASYKKLGNIRFAGNFDGFISDFVAFGKFDTDLGSIRSDIKVALKKDISKALYSGSVTTTQFNLGQLLDIPQLGNIHVEAGITEGKGLTKESIDATFTAHVKSVEFNKRQVKELKFNGTLKNDHLKGQLQVDDDRLMGSLNGELKFNENEWTAQIKSNIKNIQLGLFNEKFSKIQLSGNFIADLKQQRHKETVGTIKGDQIVYSDSSDIVRIGNLSIEQHFQQSLRTLRLESNLLSAQVIGFFDIATIGNDILGFLDKKHKHFISNFYKSATSASRDIVCNANLYIKEGHELNKILKLPFIAHLLDFDLVIDSKKDLFEIKSNRFDLIYKNYMLDKMSFSIRSTEMLKFLWTFDYLKEKNKNRTGNGKVLVQLGNGDGNLHLQLFDQSNKYILTNLLSNIQFSNEHFSLNLQNQNLYFNDRKWSVHVKNLLQFKKEHLSIQNLELTDSVRFIGIRDFDNKGLVLNTDGFSLDFVNQLLKSQTVHFEGIFSSTINIPDLKNLKFANGEINIVDFKLNKSHFGPLKIQFDVPDEAEPWNINLTSKFRDQHLLGRGNLNIPLSKNYTHEPFDFDVLFDLKQFPMSFLENFIESISNSTGGGDGIIRFYSEKNKLNLEGKINITQASSMITYLGVPVQIFNQTITLHKKSIEFNQTQMKDKLGNPLTVNGFVYHTNLKDWGMDIRVRSDKALVLETDKSNKEDYYGYGIGNVDAQFTGPVSQLQMDVNLISTKGTKLFLPMTISNETERAEFVKFVDRTKQNVSVPKNSVSIPSLTGLNVNMQLTLTDDAEVSVIFDEQTGDILKGKGRGNLQIKSLRNGLFTVNGDFEVEQGQYLFTLYNFVNKPFTLTRGGTAVWTGDPLNANINIEAVYEGLQAAPYLLLQEYLGENQDLIEEAKRRTAVKLKMLLTGSLLKPTITFDLELPDLTGSLKNYAENKIGYLKLNQDQFNQQIFGLLVLGSFLNNTNPWEGGLVGNLGTTTINTMSEMLSNQFSLFVTNLLNNAFDDVNFISGIDFNIGYDIDNTNVGGTNLNETEVVFSLKHRLWNDQWIITLGGNYKSNSQLLGNSYFNPESVIEWNTPVQGLKMRVYYRGDESIEGIKHKIGAGVSIRKEFDRIFSGNSKTTK; this is translated from the coding sequence ATGGCAAAACCTTATCAAAATAGAAATACGAGCTCAGACAAAAGCACTTCGCTTGGAGATTTCGCACTTTCGGCAATTATTTTATTACTTTTTATATGGGTTCTTATTTGTCTTGCATTCAGACTTCCTTTCGTACAGAATGCACTTAAAAACCAATTGATATCATGGGTTAATAAAAATTTCGATCAGGATATTCAGGTCGATCAGATGTCTTTTGACCTCGCTGCAGGGATCGAATTTAAATTACTCATCAGAGATCACCATCAGGATACATTAATTTTCGCTGACCGCTTTGGAGTTAGATCCGACCGTTTATTGGGTTTGGTTTTTCAACCCGAACTTTTGCTTCAAAAAATTACTGGCGACCGGGTTTATTTAAATATAAAAACCTATACAGAAGAGGAGGAAAGTAATCTTCAGGTTTTTGTCAAAAAGTTTAAAAAAGGGCCTGCTTCTGAACAAAGTTTCAAGCTGATGCTGCAGACCATGACGTTGACAAATCTTCGAGCTTCTGTTTCGGATGTTCATATGGATCTTAACCTGAATTTGGATAAACTCTATATGCGAATGGATTCTATCGATCTCGGTTCCGAGTATTTTCACTTCCGTTCGTTAGTACTTGACCGGCCAATCGCCAATATTTTCATTAAACAAACTCACAAAGGGGATAAACCTTATTCTTCAGACACCGCCGACGCATTTGATGAGTTGAACTGTAAACTGGGACCTGCCTTGTTTTTTAGTTTTGTAAACTGCAATCATGGAAGTATTTCTTACTCCGATACATCGAGAAATCGTCTGAATCATTTTTCAGAAATTAATTTTTCGGCAACCTATACTTATTTTTCTCAGGACCTTTTGAGAACTGAATTTTTAACATTAAATGCAAATGGCGATAGGGGCTTTAAAATTAAAGATTTACATGTTGCTGGATTTAATTATAATCCATATGAAGTTTCAGTAGAAAAATTTCAATTAAAAACCGATCATTCCAAGGTTTCCATTCAGGGTAAACTTCAGGCAGGATCCACGACGCTCAAAGAAACAGACCTGTCTGATTGGATCACAACCTTCAGGATTGAAAACACTTCTGTGAGTCCATTGGATTTGGCATATTTTCCTTCCACTGAAAAATTACTTACAAAATTCAATTTTCAGGAAGATGTTCCTTTGAACTTGACTGCCCAGATTGTTGGCACTCCGAAAAGTTTGTCGTTTAAAGAAGTGCATTTAAATTATGGAAAAGTGTTTTCAGTCCTTGGGATGGGCCAGGTCCGAAATATACTTTCCGGAACAGATGCCCTCATCAATTTTAAATTTAAATCATCACAACTGAATTCAGACTTTCTTTACAGAGTTTTAAATAATCCAAGTATCCCGGCAAGTTATAAAAAACTCGGCAACATTCGTTTTGCGGGAAACTTCGATGGTTTTATTTCAGATTTTGTAGCTTTCGGAAAGTTTGATACCGACCTGGGATCCATTCGTTCTGATATCAAAGTTGCCTTAAAAAAAGATATTTCAAAAGCCCTGTACAGTGGCTCTGTTACCACGACCCAATTTAATCTGGGACAACTTCTCGACATTCCCCAATTAGGCAACATCCATGTGGAAGCGGGAATAACTGAGGGCAAAGGCTTGACGAAAGAATCTATCGATGCCACTTTCACAGCTCATGTGAAGTCTGTAGAATTTAATAAACGACAAGTGAAAGAATTGAAGTTTAATGGAACTTTGAAGAATGATCATCTCAAAGGCCAACTTCAGGTCGACGACGATAGATTGATGGGCTCGCTAAATGGAGAATTGAAATTTAATGAAAACGAGTGGACGGCACAAATAAAATCGAATATAAAGAATATTCAATTGGGTTTATTTAATGAAAAATTCAGCAAGATTCAATTAAGTGGAAATTTTATTGCAGATTTAAAGCAACAGCGGCATAAAGAAACTGTTGGCACAATTAAAGGTGATCAAATTGTATATTCGGACAGTTCCGATATCGTTAGAATTGGCAATTTAAGCATTGAACAACACTTTCAGCAAAGCTTACGCACCCTGCGACTGGAATCCAATCTTTTATCTGCTCAGGTCATTGGTTTTTTTGACATTGCAACCATTGGCAATGATATTCTGGGTTTCCTTGATAAAAAGCACAAACATTTTATCAGTAATTTTTATAAATCTGCAACTTCAGCCTCCAGGGATATTGTATGTAATGCCAATCTGTATATCAAAGAAGGCCATGAATTAAATAAAATATTAAAACTGCCATTTATAGCTCATCTGCTTGACTTTGATCTGGTCATTGACAGTAAGAAGGATTTATTTGAAATTAAGTCAAACCGATTTGATTTGATTTATAAAAACTACATGCTTGATAAAATGAGCTTTTCCATCCGAAGTACAGAGATGCTTAAATTTTTGTGGACGTTTGATTATTTAAAAGAAAAAAATAAAAACAGGACAGGAAATGGCAAAGTTTTGGTTCAATTAGGTAACGGGGATGGAAATTTACATCTTCAACTTTTCGACCAGTCTAATAAATATATTCTGACAAACCTGTTATCCAATATTCAATTTTCAAATGAACATTTCAGTCTTAATCTGCAAAACCAAAATCTCTATTTCAATGATCGAAAATGGAGCGTTCATGTAAAAAATTTGTTGCAATTCAAAAAAGAACATTTAAGTATTCAAAATCTGGAGTTAACAGATTCAGTTCGGTTTATAGGAATACGAGATTTTGACAACAAAGGTCTCGTTCTGAATACAGACGGATTTTCACTTGATTTTGTCAATCAGCTTTTAAAAAGCCAAACCGTCCACTTTGAAGGAATCTTTTCCAGTACGATCAATATTCCTGATTTAAAAAATCTGAAATTTGCAAATGGTGAAATCAACATTGTCGATTTTAAATTAAATAAAAGTCATTTCGGTCCATTGAAAATTCAATTTGACGTTCCCGATGAAGCGGAACCCTGGAATATTAATTTGACGAGCAAATTTCGTGATCAACATCTCTTAGGAAGGGGTAATCTTAACATTCCGCTTTCAAAAAATTATACTCATGAGCCCTTTGATTTTGATGTTTTATTTGATCTAAAACAATTTCCTATGAGTTTCCTCGAGAACTTTATTGAATCGATTTCAAATTCGACAGGAGGAGGAGACGGGATCATTCGTTTTTATTCTGAGAAAAACAAACTGAATCTCGAAGGAAAAATAAACATCACCCAGGCCAGTTCAATGATAACTTACCTGGGAGTTCCTGTACAAATTTTCAATCAAACCATTACACTTCATAAAAAATCCATTGAATTCAACCAAACGCAGATGAAAGATAAGCTGGGTAATCCGCTTACCGTCAATGGTTTTGTTTACCATACGAATCTAAAAGATTGGGGCATGGATATCAGGGTGCGATCTGATAAAGCCTTGGTTCTGGAAACCGATAAATCTAATAAAGAAGATTATTACGGATACGGCATCGGAAATGTGGATGCACAGTTTACAGGGCCTGTTTCACAACTTCAAATGGATGTAAATTTGATTTCAACAAAAGGAACTAAATTGTTCCTCCCAATGACCATCAGCAACGAAACCGAACGAGCAGAGTTTGTAAAATTTGTAGACCGCACAAAACAGAATGTATCCGTTCCAAAAAATAGCGTGAGCATTCCGAGTCTTACCGGCCTGAATGTAAATATGCAACTTACTTTGACTGATGACGCTGAAGTATCTGTTATTTTCGACGAACAAACCGGTGACATATTAAAAGGGAAAGGTCGCGGGAACTTGCAAATCAAATCACTCCGGAATGGATTATTCACGGTTAATGGCGATTTTGAGGTGGAGCAGGGGCAGTATCTTTTTACTTTATACAATTTTGTAAATAAACCCTTTACACTGACTCGCGGAGGAACGGCCGTTTGGACAGGTGATCCCCTCAATGCAAATATCAATATAGAAGCGGTTTACGAAGGATTACAAGCCGCTCCTTATTTGTTGCTGCAAGAGTACCTTGGGGAAAATCAGGATCTTATCGAGGAAGCCAAGAGAAGAACTGCAGTTAAATTAAAAATGCTGCTCACAGGCAGCCTGCTCAAGCCAACAATTACATTTGACCTGGAGTTGCCCGACTTGACAGGCAGCCTGAAAAATTACGCTGAAAATAAAATTGGGTATTTAAAATTGAATCAAGACCAATTTAATCAACAAATTTTCGGCCTTTTAGTGCTGGGATCTTTTCTCAACAATACGAATCCGTGGGAAGGCGGATTGGTCGGAAATCTGGGAACAACTACAATCAATACGATGAGTGAAATGCTGAGTAACCAGTTTTCATTGTTTGTTACGAATTTACTGAATAATGCTTTTGATGATGTAAATTTCATCAGTGGTATTGACTTTAACATTGGTTATGATATCGACAATACAAATGTAGGTGGCACCAATCTCAATGAGACAGAAGTAGTCTTCAGTCTGAAACACAGGTTGTGGAACGACCAGTGGATCATTACACTTGGTGGAAATTACAAATCCAACTCACAGTTGTTAGGAAATTCATATTTTAATCCCGAGAGTGTAATCGAATGGAATACTCCCGTACAAGGATTAAAAATGCGTGTTTACTACAGAGGCGACGAATCTATCGAGGGTATTAAACATAAAATTGGAGCTGGTGTAAGCATCCGGAAAGAATTTGATAGAATTTTTTCCGGAAATTCTAAGACCACAAAGTAA
- the folP gene encoding dihydropteroate synthase, which yields MKQAKIQSIFDPEPRDPLIMGIVNLDPKSFYKSSISTSLDQCLSDLETQIKHGLGIVDIGAFTSRPGSQIPDQHEELKMLMPYVGEICKAFPDLLVSIDTVHAKTAERCIALGAEIINDISGGQHDPAIIDLVAKNQKIFIAMHMKGTPENMQSKENTQYSNIMLELLEYFAIRISKFQNQGLTRIIIDPGIGFSKTLTDNYKILSSLSLFQILDVPLLIGLSRKSMFWKPEETTPENVLPATIAANTLALMQGCRIIRVHDVWEHAQCVRVISSYREALTQS from the coding sequence TTGAAGCAGGCTAAGATCCAGTCAATTTTCGATCCTGAACCTCGTGACCCACTAATCATGGGGATTGTAAATTTAGATCCCAAAAGCTTCTACAAATCGAGCATTTCAACAAGTCTGGACCAATGTTTATCGGACCTCGAAACTCAGATTAAACATGGTCTAGGTATTGTGGATATCGGAGCTTTTACCAGCCGGCCTGGGTCGCAGATTCCAGATCAACATGAAGAACTTAAGATGTTAATGCCTTATGTGGGAGAGATTTGCAAAGCTTTCCCCGATCTATTGGTTTCAATCGATACGGTACATGCAAAAACGGCAGAACGTTGTATAGCCTTAGGTGCAGAGATTATTAATGACATTAGTGGGGGTCAGCACGATCCGGCCATCATTGATTTGGTTGCCAAAAACCAAAAAATATTCATTGCCATGCATATGAAAGGAACCCCTGAGAACATGCAGTCTAAAGAAAATACCCAATACAGCAACATCATGTTGGAATTGCTTGAATATTTTGCGATCAGGATCTCCAAATTTCAGAATCAGGGACTTACGAGAATCATTATTGATCCGGGAATCGGATTTAGTAAAACATTAACGGACAATTATAAAATTTTAAGCAGCTTGTCTTTGTTTCAAATATTAGACGTACCGCTACTTATTGGTTTATCAAGAAAATCGATGTTCTGGAAACCCGAAGAAACAACGCCCGAAAATGTATTGCCGGCAACTATTGCAGCGAATACCCTAGCCCTTATGCAAGGATGTAGGATCATCCGGGTGCACGATGTGTGGGAACATGCACAGTGTGTTCGCGTTATAAGTAGTTATAGAGAAGCTCTGACTCAATCCTGA
- a CDS encoding peptidoglycan DD-metalloendopeptidase family protein: MRVLLFLLAMGGLFFINSFIISSLVINYSDDETKQHENCQSLSEISHFGFREGMFHVEQSKILSGQSLGSLFQSNNLQDATIKKAIQSIQENFSTTKFIAGNKIAFIHSDLCKRPDYFCYEINNTKYLVCQLFGDYCVELVEKEKSFQQEVAYGFIDRTLWHALGEENISLNLIDQMEDALASAVDFHHVQKGDIFKLVFNRLYIEGKPTDDGELLAAYFNASGKDNYSFKYKLDKNTGYYDLQGRPMKSRFLKAPLRFSRVTSGFNPRRLHPVLKYSRPHLGTDYAAPHGTPIMAVGSGVVEAASYTGGNGNYVKIKHDNSYQTQYLHMSRFASGIRRGTHVSQGQVIGYVGSTGLATGPHVCFRFWKNGRQVDHRRLSFPSPEPLPASVLPEFMKHKEGLLTILDQIDNQTALNKDRRS, from the coding sequence ATGAGAGTCCTTTTGTTCCTGCTTGCGATGGGGGGGCTGTTTTTTATCAATTCGTTCATTATCAGTAGTTTAGTAATAAACTATTCGGATGATGAAACTAAGCAACACGAAAATTGTCAAAGTTTATCTGAAATAAGCCATTTTGGTTTCCGGGAAGGAATGTTTCACGTTGAACAAAGTAAAATATTATCGGGACAGTCTTTGGGTTCTCTATTCCAGTCCAATAATCTACAGGATGCTACTATAAAGAAGGCTATTCAAAGTATCCAGGAAAATTTCTCGACTACTAAATTTATTGCCGGCAACAAAATAGCATTTATTCATTCTGATCTGTGCAAGAGGCCGGACTATTTTTGTTATGAGATTAACAATACAAAATACTTAGTTTGTCAGTTATTCGGAGACTACTGCGTAGAGTTGGTCGAAAAGGAAAAATCGTTTCAACAGGAAGTTGCCTATGGTTTTATCGACCGCACCCTCTGGCATGCCCTTGGAGAGGAAAACATCTCTTTGAACCTGATTGATCAAATGGAAGACGCATTGGCATCCGCTGTTGATTTTCATCATGTTCAAAAAGGCGACATTTTCAAATTGGTTTTTAACAGATTGTATATCGAAGGCAAACCGACAGATGATGGCGAATTGCTTGCAGCTTATTTCAATGCCTCCGGAAAAGACAATTATTCATTTAAATACAAACTGGATAAAAATACAGGATACTACGATTTACAGGGCAGACCTATGAAAAGCCGTTTTTTAAAAGCTCCCTTGCGCTTTTCCAGAGTCACATCCGGCTTCAATCCAAGAAGGCTTCACCCGGTTTTAAAATATAGTCGACCACACCTGGGAACCGACTATGCTGCACCTCATGGAACACCAATCATGGCTGTCGGCTCTGGCGTGGTTGAAGCAGCATCTTATACGGGTGGAAATGGAAATTACGTCAAAATCAAACACGATAATAGTTATCAAACCCAATACCTTCATATGTCCAGGTTTGCTTCCGGCATTCGCAGAGGCACACATGTTTCACAGGGACAGGTCATTGGTTATGTGGGTTCTACAGGTCTTGCTACAGGCCCTCACGTTTGCTTCCGTTTTTGGAAAAATGGCCGACAAGTGGATCATAGACGCTTAAGCTTCCCATCTCCTGAGCCATTACCTGCCAGCGTCCTGCCTGAATTTATGAAACACAAGGAAGGCCTGCTTACGATTTTAGATCAAATCGATAATCAAACAGCCCTGAACAAAGACAGACGATCCTGA
- a CDS encoding sensor histidine kinase gives MRSDFLKNISASKLSLLILSCLAGIVIVVFGIGAILWPGKIHFPVIVLVIGSLTCIGFFILRFFINKFLYRRIKLIYKIISGTKLSDEILKEGKLNDLSDLEQAELAAQRWINKKNTEIDHIKQMELFRKEYIGNVSHELKTPVFNIQAYLQTIMDQDLFIDEQAKTFLEKALKNTFRLKEVIEDLSIVDRLEAGTHILDVQKFNVKSLAEEVFEEQTGLADQKQIKLIFKEGADNNNFVLADREYIRIVLSNLVNNAIKYGKFNGYVKISFYRLDENILVEVSDNGIGIPEDQLSHVFDRFYRVDKSRSRDQGGSGLGLSIVKHIIEAHHQKLHIRSKDGVGTTIGFNLEHTV, from the coding sequence TTGAGATCTGATTTCCTTAAAAATATTTCGGCAAGCAAACTTTCGTTGCTGATCCTTTCCTGTCTGGCGGGCATAGTTATTGTTGTGTTTGGAATCGGTGCGATTCTCTGGCCTGGCAAAATTCATTTTCCGGTGATTGTATTGGTTATCGGTTCATTGACATGTATCGGGTTTTTTATTTTGAGATTTTTCATTAATAAGTTTTTATACCGCAGGATCAAACTCATTTACAAAATTATCAGCGGTACAAAATTATCTGATGAAATTTTGAAGGAAGGCAAGCTAAATGATCTATCAGATCTCGAACAAGCAGAGCTTGCTGCACAAAGATGGATCAATAAGAAAAATACGGAAATTGATCACATTAAACAGATGGAGCTATTCAGGAAAGAATATATAGGAAATGTTTCTCATGAGCTTAAAACTCCGGTGTTCAACATTCAAGCATATTTGCAGACGATAATGGATCAGGACTTGTTCATTGACGAGCAAGCCAAGACTTTTCTTGAAAAAGCTCTTAAAAATACTTTCCGGTTGAAGGAGGTTATAGAGGATTTGTCAATAGTAGACAGACTTGAAGCCGGTACGCATATACTCGATGTTCAAAAATTTAATGTAAAATCGTTGGCAGAGGAAGTTTTTGAAGAACAAACTGGGCTTGCCGACCAAAAACAAATAAAACTAATTTTCAAGGAGGGTGCCGATAATAACAACTTTGTGCTTGCTGATCGCGAATACATCCGTATTGTATTGAGCAACCTGGTCAATAATGCAATTAAATATGGGAAATTTAACGGGTATGTAAAAATTTCATTCTATCGCCTGGATGAAAATATCCTGGTTGAAGTCAGCGACAATGGAATTGGCATTCCGGAAGATCAACTTAGTCATGTATTTGACCGGTTTTACAGAGTAGACAAAAGCAGGTCAAGAGACCAGGGTGGTTCTGGTCTGGGTTTATCTATTGTGAAACACATCATTGAAGCTCACCATCAAAAACTCCATATACGAAGCAAAGACGGAGTTGGAACAACCATCGGATTTAATTTAGAACATACGGTTTGA
- a CDS encoding response regulator transcription factor: protein MHYKLLIVDDEPDILEILSFNLKKEGFEVVTASNGKIALERLDSYSPDLILLDIMMPVMDGLQTCGEIRKQSRFDNISILFLTAKGDEETHIKALDLGGDDFVSKPVAIKILISRIRALIRRKIKPLTNEGQNEIIEFEELSINPLKMEVRFHDRKPEFARKEFLLLYLLASSPGKVFKRDEILDKIWGKDIIVGDRTIDVHIRKLREKLDDSFIKTIKGVGYKFEI, encoded by the coding sequence ATGCATTACAAATTACTTATTGTTGATGACGAACCGGATATCCTTGAAATTCTCTCTTTTAACCTAAAAAAGGAAGGATTTGAAGTCGTGACTGCTTCCAATGGCAAAATTGCCTTGGAGCGGTTGGATTCATACAGTCCAGACCTCATTCTACTCGATATCATGATGCCTGTAATGGATGGACTGCAAACTTGTGGAGAAATCAGAAAACAATCTCGCTTCGATAACATCAGCATCTTGTTTCTGACTGCAAAAGGAGATGAAGAAACACATATCAAAGCCCTGGACCTTGGAGGAGACGATTTTGTCAGCAAACCTGTGGCCATTAAAATTCTCATAAGCAGGATCAGAGCTCTGATCCGGAGAAAAATAAAACCTCTGACCAATGAAGGCCAAAATGAAATAATCGAATTTGAAGAACTCAGCATCAATCCTTTAAAAATGGAAGTGCGGTTTCACGACCGGAAACCAGAATTTGCCAGAAAAGAATTTTTGTTGCTTTACCTCCTGGCATCCAGCCCTGGTAAAGTGTTCAAACGCGATGAAATTCTCGATAAAATCTGGGGTAAAGATATTATCGTTGGCGACAGAACGATCGACGTCCATATTCGTAAATTGAGGGAAAAACTCGACGATTCATTCATTAAGACCATAAAAGGAGTTGGCTATAAATTTGAGATCTGA
- a CDS encoding histidine phosphatase family protein, translating to MKNVLFIRHAKSSWDDPSLTDLERPLNTRGLHDAPKMAKYVKENFELSPVAIVSSIAKRARQTAKYFAREFQIEKEQICLDEQLYFGNANDYLHVLRNIPESITSCLIFGHNPIIEHLASMLANPYNGPAPTCSVFVCEAPKKEWKDLQARDIQIIKHLYPKMINE from the coding sequence TTGAAAAATGTCTTATTCATACGCCATGCAAAATCTTCCTGGGATGATCCGTCGCTTACAGATTTAGAAAGGCCTTTAAACACCAGGGGATTGCACGATGCGCCCAAAATGGCAAAATATGTGAAAGAAAATTTTGAATTATCACCCGTTGCCATCGTTTCAAGTATTGCCAAACGAGCCCGGCAGACCGCTAAATATTTTGCCAGAGAGTTTCAAATTGAAAAGGAGCAAATATGCCTTGACGAACAACTGTACTTTGGTAATGCAAACGATTATCTCCATGTACTTCGTAACATTCCCGAATCAATTACTTCTTGTTTGATTTTCGGCCATAATCCCATTATTGAACATCTGGCTTCTATGTTAGCCAATCCCTATAACGGTCCGGCACCTACTTGTTCTGTTTTTGTCTGTGAAGCCCCAAAAAAGGAATGGAAAGATTTACAAGCCAGGGACATACAAATTATAAAGCATCTCTACCCAAAAATGATTAATGAATGA